The genomic interval CCCGGACGGCGTCGAGCCGGGCGGGGAGGGGGAGGAGGCATGATCCATCCGACCGCGATCATCGACCCGGGGGCGGAGCTCGGGAACGACGTCACGGTGGGGCCGTTCGCCGTGATCGGGCCGAAGGTGACGATCGGAGACGGGACCACCGTCGGATCGCACGCCGTCATCGAATCCCACGTCCGGATGGGGAAGGGGAACCGCATCCATTCGTTCGCCTCCGTCGGAGCGATCCCGCAGGACCTGAAGTTCGGCGGCGAGGAGTCGTGGGTGGAGATGGGGGACGGGAACATCATCCGCGAGTTCGCGACCGTGAACCGCGGGACGTCGGGGGGCGGCGGGGTGACGCGCGTCGGGAACAACACCCTCGTGATGGCGTACTGCCACATCGCCCACGACTGCGTCGTGGGGAGCCGCGTCATCATGGCGAACGCGGCCACTCTCGCCGGCCACATCACGGTCGAGGACGGCGCGATCATCGGCGGGATGACCGGGGTGCACCAGTTCGTCCGGATCGGGGAGCACTGCATCATCGGCGGGATGTCGGGCGTTTCGCAGGATGTGCCGCCGTACGTCACGGCGGTCGTGTCGCGCCCGCAGCGCGGATACGCGCTGTACGGGCTGAACCTCGTGGGGCTCCGCCGGAACCGCTTCTCCCCGGAGACCGTGGCGGCGCTCAAGCAGGCGTTCAAGATCATCTTCCGCTCCGAGGTGCCCCTCAAGGAGGCGCTGGCGCGCGCCGAGGCGGAGCTGCCGCCGCTGCCCGAGGTCAAGCACCTGATCGCGTTCGTCCGCGAGAGCAAGCGCGGCGTCCTGAGGTAGG from Deltaproteobacteria bacterium carries:
- the lpxA gene encoding acyl-ACP--UDP-N-acetylglucosamine O-acyltransferase — translated: MIHPTAIIDPGAELGNDVTVGPFAVIGPKVTIGDGTTVGSHAVIESHVRMGKGNRIHSFASVGAIPQDLKFGGEESWVEMGDGNIIREFATVNRGTSGGGGVTRVGNNTLVMAYCHIAHDCVVGSRVIMANAATLAGHITVEDGAIIGGMTGVHQFVRIGEHCIIGGMSGVSQDVPPYVTAVVSRPQRGYALYGLNLVGLRRNRFSPETVAALKQAFKIIFRSEVPLKEALARAEAELPPLPEVKHLIAFVRESKRGVLR